In Plasmodium vinckei vinckei genome assembly, chromosome: PVVCY_13, a single genomic region encodes these proteins:
- a CDS encoding ribosome biogenesis protein TSR1, putative: MKHRSHLKQVNKQFKKNKTQKKNKNVNKKAHKKKKKTVEKYSHMLHRAYQAHNTKSSILKNELEEKSKYIPIYNSLNVCLLSFHEDVDLLSFKREFIKYLCEQNEDDSIEYDNIQLYDIYTIHSDKTKRKRSLVVYDVPRNIYGIIDGTKCADLILCIFKDGSLENSAFDNLGYELLSILKIQGVPSIIGIGYNTSENKKYSKNFVSRYFNSEFTMDDKIFFINSSNYTDNIGNNYGINKSSDNNNTNFQKLYYEIMNMKVKNVSFREGRGYMMIDSYAYNPQNDSIYLKGFVKGAGFNVHNPIHITNIGDYYLDDIYAIDTMKRKRNSTSNNRNNYNYDINHETSEFFLNQNIQRNEENEKYFITNFLNNEKIMARNINYNFDRIQNCINRNTLDDENNLIPVRPYMGDDNNFNDKNMMMVLKKQNMPELSPFNLNHEDDNNTTVYKFNLNKEMGIQNNEPSNEYNNNIYTMNAHLSNGNHMETMNGMNRFGQFSNNENTQNMNNKNRWMYVSNEKYEASDNAICSYDRSQPIIDIQNGVVNNFEGNKNGLNGSSFLENNSDDSENENFSDNSSNKSSNSDNDDNNDIERDEENIEDIYLNKNICARERFKRYRSLQSLRTSFIDVYEDLPLAYSRVYDYECHENLMKYSKKKYIENCKIIQEKYSLADTYCIFVIKNDGNLINLMNNYEKLKLPFILSSILPFERKVTVVNMEIEKSSTYLENVQSKDIFKIICGFRHFIGAPIFSEQIIKSIQSKGKYEKFVKHGKKYIASIFGFTTVTSSPVFIIKTKNIINYGVEQYNNISTLQNMGNTDYLFNTNNVNSIFGNGNTNITQFNALNDFNAHAELVAHGKVVNCDCKRIIMKRISICGNIFKIHKKKAVIRNMFYNPKDINYFKPVELHTKFGLTGKILESLGTHGKMKCLFSSILKQHDKVFMFLYKRVYPVWFPMAWGGDPQLGPNDKPMTNKNEHRMVL; the protein is encoded by the coding sequence ATGAAGCATCGATCACACTTAAAACAGGTAAACAAACAGTTTAAGAAGAATAAAAcccagaaaaaaaataaaaatgttaataaaaaggcgcataagaaaaaaaaaaaaacagtgGAAAAATACAGTCATATGCTACATAGAGCATATCAAGCGCATAATACAAAATCGagcattttaaaaaatgaattggaagaaaaatcaaaatatattcccATTTACAACTCCTTAAATGTGtgtttattatcatttcaTGAAGATGTCGATTTATTATCTTTCAAAAGggaatttataaaatatctaTGTGAGCAAAATGAAGATGATTCGATagaatatgataatatacaactttatgatatatatacaatacaTTCCGACAAAACAAAACGAAAAAGGTCCTTAGTAGTTTATGATGTACCGcgaaatatatatggcaTTATTGATGGGACAAAATGCGctgatttaattttatgtatatttaaagaTGGATCCCTTGAAAATTCGGCATTTGATAATCTTGGATATGAGCtattatcaatattaaaaattcaagGGGTCCCATCAATTATTGGGATAGGGTATAACACAAgtgaaaacaaaaaatattctaaaaattttgtatCTAGATATTTTAACTCGGAATTTACAATggatgataaaatattttttataaatagcaGTAACTATACTGACAATATTGGGAATAATTATGGCATTAATAAGAGtagtgataataataacacaAATTTCCAAAAACTTTACTAcgaaataatgaatatgaaaGTGAAAAATGTTTCATTTAGAGAAGGAAGAGGATATATGATGATAGATTCATATGCTTATAACCCTCAGAATGAttcaatttatttaaaagggTTTGTTAAAGGTGCAGGCTTTAATGTTCACAACCCTATACATATAACGAACATTGgtgattattatttggaTGACATATATGCTATAGATACAATGAAAAGGAAACGAAACTCCACCAGCaataatagaaataattataattacgATATAAATCACGAAACATCAGAATTTTTCTTAAATCAAAACATTCAAagaaatgaagaaaatgaaaaatactTTATTACCAATTTTTTGAACAATGAGAAAATAATGGCtagaaatattaattacAACTTTGATCGTATTcaaaattgtataaatagaaatactttagatgatgaaaataatttaataccGGTTCGTCCATATATGGGAGacgataataattttaatgataaaaatatgatgatggtattaaaaaaacaaaacatgCCTGAATTATCCCCATTTAACCTAAACCACGAAGATGACAATAATACGACTGTGTATAAATTCAATTTAAATAAGGAAATGGGAATACAAAACAATGAACCATCTAATGAgtataacaataatatatacacaatGAATGCACATTTGAGTAATGGTAATCATATGGAAACAATGAATGGGATGAACAGATTCGGCCAATTTtctaataatgaaaatacacaaaatatgaataataagAATAGATGGATGTATGTATccaatgaaaaatatgaagcAAGTGATAATGCCATATGTTCATATGATAGATCTCAGCCAATAATTGATATTCAAAATGGCGtagttaataattttgaggGCAATAAAAATGGCTTAAATGGTTCATCctttttagaaaataattctgACGATagtgaaaatgaaaattttagtGATAACAGTAGCAACAAAAGTAGTAACAGCgataatgatgataataatgatatcgAAAGAGACGAAGAAAATATCGAGGATATTTAtctgaataaaaatatatgtgcaAGGGAAAGATTTAAAAGATATAGAAGTTTACAAAGTTTGAGAACATCATTTATTGATGTTTATGAAGATCTTCCATTAGCATATTCTCGAGTTTACGATTATGAATGCcatgaaaatttaatgaaatattctaaaaaaaaatatatagaaaattgtAAGATTATACAAGAGAAATATTCTCTAGCAGATACTTATTGCATATtcgttataaaaaatgatggtaatttaattaatttaatgaaTAATTATGAGAAATTAAAGCtaccttttattttatcgaGCATATTGCCTTTTGAAAGAAAAGTGACAGTAGTAAATATGGAAATTGAAAAATCTTCTACCTATTTAGAAAATGTTCAATCTAAagatattttcaaaattatatgtgGATTTCGCCATTTTATAGGGGCTCCAATTTTCAGTgaacaaattattaaaagcaTACAATCTAAGGGAAAGTATGAAAAATTTGTGAAacatggaaaaaaatatattgcttCGATATTTGGGTTTACTACAGTTACTAGTTCACctgtttttattataaagactaaaaatataataaattatggtGTAGAGCAATACAACAATATTAGCACCTTACAAAATATGGGAAATACAGACTATTTATTCAACACAAACAATGTGAATAGTATTTTTGGAAATGGAAATACTAATATCACACAATTTAATGCATTAAATGACTTTAACGCCCATGCAGAGTTAGTAGCACATGGTAAAGTTGTTAATTGCGATTGTAAaagaataattatgaaaagAATAAGTATTTGTggcaatatttttaaaattcatAAGAAAAAAGCGGTTATAAGAAATATGTTTTACAACCCTAAAGATATAAACTATTTCAAACCTGTTGAATTGCATACAAAATTTGGACTAACtggaaaaatattagaatCTTTAGGAACACACggaaaaatgaaatgcTTATTTAGCAGTATTCTAAAGCAGCACGACAAagtttttatgtttttgtataaaagaGTTTATCCAGTTTGGTTTCCTATGGCATGGGGTGGCGATCCACAATTAGGTCCTAATGATAAACCAATGAcgaataaaaatgaacacAGAATggtattataa